From the Natrarchaeobaculum aegyptiacum genome, one window contains:
- a CDS encoding glycerophosphodiester phosphodiesterase: MEPAVIAHRGYAGVVPENTVAAASFAAAQPETTAIEIDVQPAACGTPVVIHDERLEGTADRGRPLTDGEGLVWETPLETLQSAHVLGTGETVPTLAALLEAIPETMGVNVELKNPGATDLRAGESLPDDERAERQAVWQPFVDRVVTDCDDFGGEITFSSFCEGAIAALREVAPGYAAAPLVWDDSEAGLEIARRYDCEAIHPPKNAIVGSGLEGVAYGGGDVGEPDVDVVETAHEEGRTVNAWTVETWLEADQLLEAGVDGVIAEYPGLLECD; the protein is encoded by the coding sequence ATGGAACCAGCCGTCATCGCCCACCGGGGCTACGCCGGCGTCGTCCCCGAAAACACCGTCGCCGCCGCCTCGTTCGCGGCCGCCCAGCCCGAAACGACGGCGATCGAAATCGACGTCCAGCCAGCCGCTTGCGGGACGCCGGTCGTGATCCACGACGAGCGACTCGAGGGCACCGCAGATCGCGGCCGACCGCTCACCGACGGCGAGGGGCTGGTCTGGGAGACGCCGCTCGAGACCCTCCAGTCGGCGCACGTCCTCGGAACCGGGGAGACGGTGCCGACGCTCGCGGCCCTGCTCGAGGCGATCCCCGAGACGATGGGCGTCAACGTGGAACTCAAGAATCCGGGGGCGACCGACCTGCGCGCGGGCGAGTCCCTCCCCGACGACGAGCGGGCCGAACGCCAGGCCGTCTGGCAGCCGTTCGTCGATCGGGTCGTCACCGACTGCGATGACTTCGGCGGCGAGATCACCTTCTCGTCGTTCTGCGAGGGAGCGATCGCCGCTCTGCGCGAGGTCGCGCCCGGCTACGCCGCCGCACCGCTCGTCTGGGACGACTCCGAGGCCGGCCTCGAGATCGCCCGCCGGTACGACTGCGAGGCGATCCATCCGCCGAAGAACGCGATCGTCGGCAGCGGTCTCGAGGGGGTCGCGTACGGAGGGGGCGACGTCGGCGAGCCGGACGTCGACGTCGTCGAGACGGCCCACGAGGAAGGTCGGACGGTCAACGCGTGGACGGTCGAGACCTGGCTCGAGGCAGACCAGTTGCTCGAAGCGGGCGTCGACGGCGTCATCGCGGAGTATCCGGGCCTGCTCGAGTGTGACTGA
- a CDS encoding DUF5815 family protein yields MATPRVPGPPDDRLEVPCGETVDPHEIDLGTYELQCDCGERHAVVLDPHPLSRFVPESLVAVLEEVIETDDEFETFSTPHLMAIVAEDNPDDVAVYDASDDGAVGYALLWVTDPDAREFHERVVDRLLELMDHAIGHAEDADAKHSFQRQLEEFDVPTFVEQYRAERDFESERDVAR; encoded by the coding sequence ATGGCAACGCCTCGCGTTCCGGGCCCGCCCGACGACCGCCTCGAGGTGCCCTGCGGCGAGACGGTCGATCCCCACGAGATCGACCTCGGGACCTACGAACTCCAGTGTGACTGCGGGGAGCGTCACGCCGTCGTCCTCGATCCGCACCCGCTGTCGCGGTTCGTCCCAGAGTCGCTTGTCGCCGTCCTCGAGGAGGTGATCGAGACCGACGACGAGTTCGAGACCTTCTCGACGCCGCACCTGATGGCGATCGTCGCGGAAGACAACCCAGATGACGTCGCGGTCTACGACGCCAGCGACGACGGCGCGGTGGGCTACGCCCTCCTGTGGGTCACCGACCCCGACGCCCGCGAGTTCCACGAGCGCGTGGTCGACCGACTCCTCGAGCTGATGGACCACGCGATCGGTCACGCCGAAGACGCCGACGCAAAACACTCGTTCCAGCGCCAGCTCGAGGAGTTCGACGTGCCGACGTTCGTCGAGCA